The following DNA comes from Vicinamibacterales bacterium.
AGATCTGCGTGGACTGCAAGCCCTACGGCTACACCGCCGACGAGATGCGCTTCATCGTCGCGGAGGCCGCCAAGTCCGGGCTGAGGGTGGAGGGCCACATCCAGACGGCTCGGGGCGCCCGCGCCGCCATCGAGGCCGGGCTGTGGTCGCTCGCGCACTCGGGGCCCCTCACCGACGAACTCCACAAGCTCATGGCCGAGAAGGGCATCTTCCGCGCCGGCACCGAGACGCCCACCGGTCTGGCCGGCCATCCCGTCTCGCCGGAGGCCTACAAGCGGACGGTGGACGGCCTGCGGAACGCCTACGAGAACAAGGTGGCCCTCACCTTCTCGACCGACGCCGACTACTGGGTGGAAGGCATGACGCGGGGCGAGCTCGTGCTGCAGTTCCTCAAGACCTGGAAGGATGCCGGCATCCCCAACGCCGACACCCTGCGGGCCATGACGACCACCGGCTACCGCGTCAGCGAAACGGAGGCCACGCGCGGTCCGATCAAGCCGGGCTTCTTCGCCGATCTCATCGCCATGCCCGGCAACCCGCTCGACGACCTGGAGGCGCTCAAGGGCGTGAGCTTCGTGATGAAGGACGGCGTGGTCTTCAAGCAGGACGGCGTCATGACGCCAGCCGCCTTCTTCCACGCCGGCCCCGTGAACGGCTGGCGGATCCGCTGAGGGCTACCTGGTCA
Coding sequences within:
- a CDS encoding amidohydrolase family protein, whose product is MTRTVLPVVFAAVAWLGVAPAAQAPSQAPAVTAIRAGRLLDPEAGRILANQVIVVEGTRIRDVGPNVPIPAGARVIDLSGATVMPGLVEAHNHLALTYKPVPENNVYYFTYVQESTALRAIQAASNGIQMLNAGFTIVRDMGNNGNYADTALRQAIEQGWIPGPTIINSGIIIGGMGGQFSPTPEMAREHQIVYPEYLEADTRDEIVKAIRQNVLFGARVIKICVDCKPYGYTADEMRFIVAEAAKSGLRVEGHIQTARGARAAIEAGLWSLAHSGPLTDELHKLMAEKGIFRAGTETPTGLAGHPVSPEAYKRTVDGLRNAYENKVALTFSTDADYWVEGMTRGELVLQFLKTWKDAGIPNADTLRAMTTTGYRVSETEATRGPIKPGFFADLIAMPGNPLDDLEALKGVSFVMKDGVVFKQDGVMTPAAFFHAGPVNGWRIR